The sequence below is a genomic window from Phoenix dactylifera cultivar Barhee BC4 chromosome 8, palm_55x_up_171113_PBpolish2nd_filt_p, whole genome shotgun sequence.
TCATCGACGGTGCAGCGTGATTCCCTGCTAGGTGCATAATATCTGTTGCATGTTGCACTTTCAGGTAATACAGAGTTTTTAGTACTGTATTCcagttatattatgtaataaaaCAGTTGCATACCATAAGAACTTCCAAGAAGCTTGATTTCAGATGGTCGAAATTCTTAGGAATAACCTTTAAGATGTTCCAAGATCAGAGAAAGGCATGGTTTTCACTTTTACCGATATAAATCGATAAGCAAATTTGAAGATACTTTGCTCATAATTAATTCGGTCTTCTAATGGAAATGATTTCACCCTAGTCTGAATTGAAAGAAGTTAATTGATATTAGCAGTGTGGAGCGTTGGGGTTCTCCATTTTCCTCTATTTTTACGGTTGTACTTGAACCTATTTCTGGATCCATGATTATGTGCTGTTGATGAAATAAACGGTGGCTTTATCCCTAGTTACCCGCTACACTAAATCGAACATACTTGAAATATTAGTAGAGTctaatatgaaaaaaataagtaattaaaaaatatacataaaaaataaatctaatTCACTCGATCTCCTTATTCTCAACTCATATGTTCCCTTATTACTTAGCAACAATAACTTTAGCTATTCCAGGTCATTTTACTGTTAGCgttgataaaaataaattttgctcATCCTActctaaaatgaaaaaaaaaaggaaaagaaaaaaagtaattGGTTCCATGGATGTTTGGTTATGCTTGGAAGGGGATAAATGAGATTTATTCCTACTTATCCTGGAAATAACTCCCAAACTTGGATAACTTTAACCCAAGTATCTAATCAAACTCTCATAATTACATTTATTCCAGGTTAGGATCCTTTTATACAAATTTAAACCTGATATAACGGGGTTTGAATATCTTCCCTGTCCTCTCCATTATTCCAAAAAATGACCAATTCGGACCTCTAacataatataattttattatataatattatattatataattattgtgatataatatcattaaatattattataatcttattatgttattatgctatataatataatatagtattataATTAGATATCTAATTGACTTGAACTGTATTTTGCCACCCTTCCCCACCTTATCCGCGTGTGTGTGATCCAAGATTTAAGCATCAGACTTTTAGTAGTACCTTTTGACCAACCTGTTTCATTGGTTAGCCTTGCGGTTAAAATAGCTGGCTTTGTGACCGATTTCAAAACCCCAAATACATTATGGAGTAAATATCTAAATAAAAGTCGTTATTAGCTGTTATCCCTTTAGCAAATAATGATTTTAAATGTTAATCTCCAAACCATATCAGAAAAAAACAATATGTTATTCTGCAAAACTTTACCTTACCttacaatatattattatttattgttcTTGTTCATTATTACCTGTCATGACAAATCAAATATGTGGCCAATAGCAATACTGGAGGAATATCACTTTAAACCTCCGTTTGGCTTCAAATTGAGTGGACTCCGGACGGGGAAACTCCATAGATACTGTTTCTCACGTGTCAGGGGCCCACAATGAAGTCATGGGATTCGTCTACCAAACGAAGCTGTGAACTGGTTGCAGCCTTTCACGTACATGAACTTTAGGTGGGCCCGAGTGGTGCTCTTATTGAAGACCTACGTGTCAATATCTGGTTTGCTTACTCCCTTCTTCTGTACTGATAGTCATTTCGTGATGGGCTAGGGTTAGATTACAGCAAGAAGGTCTCTCTCTTGACCAGTGAATCCTGACTCACCTGTTAAGTGGATAGGTACATGAACCAAACGTTTGAAACTAGTTCTTAGAAATTATTATGTGGATCAGGTTTACCATAGATATAGGAtgaaatcactctattttttctcattcctctcttcagaagAGAGTTCCTAGGCCAGGTTGAGTAACAATTCTTCCGGTCCAAGTGTGCGGCGTGCACGCATAAAATATCGCATGCACGTTGCATTCTTTGTGCGATAGCTGCCATCTGATTGTTGATTGATGTAATTTCACGGGCTTAGTCTTTAATGATTGTAAGGTATCTTGCTTTGGGCATGAGCATGATTAATTTAACACAGATCATGTTGTTAATAGTTGCAATAATCTTTGAGCACGGTTCAACTAATTTGGAACTTCCAAGGCAAGGGAAGATAAGAAAAGAGGCAATTGAGGAAAAGCAGTGGTTATCTTTATATAAGTTTTAAAGGGAGATGAGAAGCCAAATAGAAGGCTAAACAATGAGCATGAACAAAATCTGATGGCTTAAGAGAAGAGGTTTGTGACAAGGTCAAAAAAAGGCTCGGAGGTCAGTATGGATCAGAGTATGTCTTTTCGATGTGGtttaaccaaacaagaggcttATTTACACAGATATCAAAGCCATAGGCGAGGAGTTGATTACGAATGAGctccacacccccccccccccccccccccccaccataTACGTTACTTATAACAAAGTATTTGATACTTTCTATGGCCAAATTTGCATAACCCTGAAATTTCTGGACACTGGCAATTCAAAAATAGACAAGATTTGGAAGACATAGAGCCTATCGGACTGGCTGCAATTTGAAGTCATGAAAGTGAAGAACCACTTAATAATCCCTCTGAAAGATTTACAATTAGCAATAGGGAAGACAGCAATGTCCAATGCTATGAGACATGTTTTTCAAAGAGCAAAATCTGAAGGGCAGGGGTCCTGATTATTAGTGTAGGTTGTTTTCTTTCGTACCAAGCATTTCAAAGAGTGTGATTGAGATAGGACCTAAACAAACATGAGGTGGTAGGAGAGAAAGGATGTGTGTGATAGGTCTTCATCCCTTTTTCAATTAAagaatgataattttttttaaaagttattttttaaaGGAGCAACTACGAAGCACATAAACAAAGGACAAATTCAGTGTATAAGCTTATGCTAATTTTATAGATATCTCCTTGTTCTTACAAAAATGCAAATTTAGATGTCAAATATAAGGTCATCAATGATCAAAAAGAATATCGTGCTACCAGGCAAACAAGTTTTTAAAACATGCACTTACAGCGACATGAATTCTAATTAAGTCCCCTAGTTACGTCAATGAGTTCTCTAATAAATAATAGTAAAATCAAAGATAAAGATAATTATTTATCTCAGTTTTACTATGTTGGTTTGAGATAACATATTGTTGTCTTTAGATTGGTAGAATTTTTTCACCGTTTACTTTTGACGCGATAAAATGAGATCTTCCATCATCCCCATCCCACTCATTCATCTTCTGTTTGTGACTTGCCACCATTCACCATCACCTTTAGCTCACCTCCTTTGCGATCTCTGAATTGGAAACCGAGAGCTCAATCCGCCCCCCCCCAAATCGTTTAGCTTTTTTCCTACCCGTGGGCTGCTCTCCTAAGCTCCCTCCCCCCCggattttctgatttatactccCCTGTTAGATTGGATACTTATAACTCTCTCTTAGCATCTTCACTCCCCTTCATGGGTTTCCTCAAAACAACCTCTTGATCCCTCTTACCACCAAATATATAGCTATCTTCTTTTCTCCACagctttttctcttccttttctttccctcATCGTCCATGGATTCCACCAACAGTGGGAGCATCCAGTCCTCAAGCAGCGGCGACGATTACTACGACTCCCGGGCCGAagccatctcctcctccttgaACCTTCCACcccaaccaccaccaccaccaccaccaccaccttccTCTTCCCACCACCTGCACCACCacccttctccttcctccttcATCTCTCTACCGCCTCACGTCAACATCTTCCCTTCCACGCCGCCCGACCCCAACCCCTTCAATCTTGACATGACATGGGCTAGATCTCTTCCTCCATCATCACTATTAGAACACGATTGCACCATCCTTGATGGCttaaccaccaccaccaccccatcatcatcatcatcatcgaaaACTATGGCGGTCGCTGCTCTCGGTCGCAGTCTACCTTCAGGCAGCAGTAGCCTCAACCCCTCGGTGCAACTACCAACACAGCCTGCTCAACCCACCGCCACCACTCGAGGCTCCAAGAAGCGGCCACGGGCATCCCGGCGCGCACCCACCACCGTCCTCGAGACCGACACATCCAACTTCCGTGCGATGGTGCAAGAGTTCACCGGCTTCCCTGCAGCTCCCTTCATTTCCTCCCCATTCTCCCGCCCTCGGCTCGACCTCTTCCCTGCAGCCACCGCTACTGTCCCAGCTTACCCGTTCGGGCCCCTTGCTCAAAACCTCCGAGCTCCCCTCTTTGCTCccatctcttcttcctcctcctctatgGCTCATGTTGCTGCTTATTTTAGTAGAAACAGTGTTGCTAACGCAAACACTAGTGCTGCATCTACTCGTTCTAACACAAGCTCAAGGAGTACTACTTCGTCTAATAGCTACCAGTTGCCTTCTACTGTTCTTCAGCACCCAAATCTACTGCATATGAAAAGCCCAGACTTCACCTTCCAATCCTCTCTCCAACCTCGAGCCCCTCCCTGCCACAATTCATCCACTATGCCCGCCTTTGAAGCGAGCCCACCGCTAGGCCCTTCGGACCTTGCCGCTGAGGGTCTAGGGAGCCTCAGCGCCGTGGAAGGCCTGAAACTGAGCAGGAGGGCTGATGGATTCTCGGGCTGGGCTGATGGCTTAGCGTCAGAGGGCAGGGATCGATCCCAGTTCAGGTCGGCCATCGGAAACTACGACAACTTGCAGCAGGTTAGCAATACCACGCAGAGAAGGGATCCGAGAGCATGATATCGGCGAGGGGTGAAGGTAGAGTAGATTCATGGATTCTTTCTTCAGATTAGAGAGTGCAAGGGATGGAAGGGACAGGGGTGTAATTTGTAGAGAAGGAAAAGTACGTCGTCGATCTTTGCTTCTGTTACACTATATAGACTAGCTAGTAGCTATACGCATTACGCACTCTTTCTATGAGTATGTGCACCTGATTTCTCTTGTGCATTTCTCTTGATCACTGTATATTTAAAAGGACAGGCTtttatagcttttttttttctgggctTCTCATGTCTTTATCAAGCTAAGCTTATCCACATCTTCCTTGGATTCTCCCAAGATCTGCCCCTCCTAACTCATTGGCTAGAATTCCACTAGTAGACACACAGGGAACTTACCTTGTATACGGTATCCAAACAACAGTGTGGTGCAGTGCTAGATACGTTGGGGATGTTGGGGTTTGTTAGTGTTTTATATTCTAGCAGTACTTATGTTTCAAGATAGTAtcagcatctttttttttttttttttaaatggacATTTCATACATTACGAGTACAGATAttccaataaaattagaaaacaataaGTTTCGAGGTACCCTAAGCAACTCTTCTTCTCCAGCCCATAAAGTACCTTCGGAATAACTAGCTACATAAGAAGCGGTTCAGTCTGTGGCCTTGTTAGCCTTCCTGACACATGCTTAGACTGATAGTATCAAGGTTCCTATTTGTGCTTTTGACTTGTGTGGTTAGGAGTGGTTGGTGGAGAAAGATGGGTTGGCCGGTTAGCCACCgggataatatattataataacagGATCTCCCAAGGAGCTCTCGCTTTAAAGCCATGGAAGGCCTACTAAGGAAGCATTTCTTTTGGAGGCTGCCGACCCTAAATCTCCTGATCCATTCATGGCATGCATGCTATCCAAATTGTTGGATACAAGTCTAGCTTAATTTGCTTCTACATTTATAGTTTCATGAGTTATTTACATTTGATTGGTTCCAAAAACTAACACTTGCATTTGTGGTATATGCATGCGAGGAACTCTAGTTTAGGTTATATAAAGGCCCTATAAACTAATGATGAATCTGTAGATATCCCCACTGAGTGCGATAGGTGTTTGATGTTTTTTTCATTTCCATAAATCGTTTTGCACATATACAAGGTTACGAACTAGATCTCCTTCCTTCTTGCTCGGATTGTTGATTGATCTCAATAATCTTGTTCCCCACTCTAAAGCAACAAATAAATCATTTGATCATCACTTCCCCAACTTTTGGAAGGTTTTAATTGATCGATCTTGGCAAGAGAGATGCCTTCATGCCCAGACATGGGGACCTTGGATTAGCACTTGGATCGGAGAAAGAGAGAATCCTAAATTATACTGCTCTTGCCTCTTCATAATTTAATTGGTTGCTTCCAAAGAAGTAGAGATGAATAGCTACGGAGAGGGACTGGAGGGGCCATTTAGGGGTGTTGCTTGTGACTCGTTGAATTCATGGTGGTCCATGCCAGAATGAATAATTTGTTCAATCGTGATGATGGCGTTCATGTGAAGGAGGAGACCACCTTGTGGATCTTAAAAGGAGAGTGTGGACTGGGGTTCTCGATCTCATCCAAAACTCTTCTGTCTCCCTCCCTCCACAGTAAGACAGACGTGGTCCTGAAAGACATCAATCTTTTCTGCCTCGGAAAGCTGACAATGATCCGACCAGCTCCCATGGCAAACGTTCACCATATGACAATATTCAAAAACGTATAAATTAATTGCTTCTCAGTGCCATGAACTAAAGAAAGGCATTCATTCATGCCTGGTTTATCTCTTTAATGGTTCTACTTCCTAATAAATTATTGGGTGGGTTCTCCCATCCCCCGttatcagaagaaagaaatacaTCAGCTAGAGACGATCGATGGGATACAAGAAACACCAAAGTTTTATAAAGGACCTGCATATCTCTCTCCTAATGATGGCCTCTTCTTCTCAATATGATGCCTTCGTCCATAGCTAACCATATTGGTGCAATCATGCCGACAGTTGCAGACGGGACCATTCACGGATCCTAGCTATACATTGAGTGCCCACACGTACGTCCTAGAATTACCTTTGACCATGTACGATTCGTAGGAATGATACATACTCAATGCCATGGCACGGTAATTATTGTTAACTCCCTCAGAATTCCTTCCAGACTCATCACGGAGCTCCAGGCACATGGGTTCCGTTTCTCCCTAACAAACTTCAAACAAACTTCCATCCAGAATGTTCCCAGGAGAGTTATAAAACCTCCGTCTCACGCTCTCTCATGTATTCTGTGGAATGAAATGTAATCTCATTATCTTCTCCATTCTTTtcactctccttcttcttcaacGTACTCCAGTAACTGGAGCGTCTGTGCCAGCTACTGTTCATCATTGTGCCGGGGTATATTAGTCCAGGCTAATAACCtcttcatggtatcagagcagcaaTCCTCCCTGTGTTTTGGTGAGCTCCCGACAacctttcttttttctcataGTTCATGTCATCCGACTCAATTATTCTTAAAGTGGTCTTACCTCCTCTCGATGACGAAGCTATGGCATCTCCCGGATCAACAAACAATTCCACTGATGCTCGCAGAAGTTTCTCCAACTCTGCTATCTCCCCAAATCTAAAATTCCTCATCACAAGGATTCAATCCttggttccaactcaactcacagCTGAGAACTATCTTACCTGGCGCTCACAAATCACTCGTGTCTTCAAGGCGAGTGGGTTTCTTACCTTTCTAGATAATACAGCACCCTCAGTGTCTTCCAATGATTCCGAGGAATTCGACAATTGGCTGTTTACAGACCAATTTCTGTCCACTGCGCTGTACTCTACaatctccccttctcttcttccttttgtagtCAACTTAGAACACTGTCACCAGATCTGGAGGACTCTTGAAAATCGTCTGAATTCAGCCACTCGGACACACATTATCCAGCTAAAGAATGAACTGCACAATATTCGGAAGAACAATTTATCAATGCAACAGTACCTTAATGAAGTTCGATCAAAGGTTGATGCTCTGGCAGCTGCGGGATCCAACCCTAAAGCAGAAGAC
It includes:
- the LOC103711263 gene encoding serine/threonine-protein kinase pakG-like, which encodes MDSTNSGSIQSSSSGDDYYDSRAEAISSSLNLPPQPPPPPPPPPSSSHHLHHHPSPSSFISLPPHVNIFPSTPPDPNPFNLDMTWARSLPPSSLLEHDCTILDGLTTTTTPSSSSSSKTMAVAALGRSLPSGSSSLNPSVQLPTQPAQPTATTRGSKKRPRASRRAPTTVLETDTSNFRAMVQEFTGFPAAPFISSPFSRPRLDLFPAATATVPAYPFGPLAQNLRAPLFAPISSSSSSMAHVAAYFSRNSVANANTSAASTRSNTSSRSTTSSNSYQLPSTVLQHPNLLHMKSPDFTFQSSLQPRAPPCHNSSTMPAFEASPPLGPSDLAAEGLGSLSAVEGLKLSRRADGFSGWADGLASEGRDRSQFRSAIGNYDNLQQVSNTTQRRDPRA